From a single Sinorhizobium sp. RAC02 genomic region:
- a CDS encoding HlyD family secretion protein, with amino-acid sequence MSTTHGAGAAKVRPVNDDFEAKTAETQPVTTAEAAPVAAVAQPEKKKGSRRFVMPVVGLALLAVAGWYGHQWWTNGRFMISTDDAYIEGDIASISPKVSGYIAAVNVVANQVVKAGDPLVTLDNGDYLLAKEQAEAQIVTQKLALGRIDAQIEGAKASLAQTEAQKVAYQASLSGAEVAEKRAKELNAKAVGTTASLDSATVALDQAKANLVGADANIVAARANIAVLQAQRAESESGVRTLELARDKAERDLGFTVLKAPYDGVVGNISMQVGDLVSAGQRLAALVPVKDLYIEANFKETQIAHLVPGSKVHLHVDAYEEDDIVGTVQSIAPASGSVFSLLPAENATGNFTKITQRVPVRIAIPQEALDTGKLRAGLSVVVDVDSRTAPTDTALAAKAE; translated from the coding sequence ATGTCGACTACCCATGGCGCCGGCGCGGCGAAGGTTCGTCCGGTCAACGATGATTTCGAGGCCAAGACCGCTGAGACCCAGCCGGTAACGACGGCGGAGGCGGCGCCTGTCGCTGCCGTGGCGCAGCCCGAAAAGAAGAAGGGCAGTCGCCGTTTCGTGATGCCGGTCGTCGGCCTCGCGCTGCTTGCCGTCGCGGGCTGGTACGGCCATCAGTGGTGGACGAACGGCCGCTTCATGATCTCGACGGACGACGCCTATATCGAGGGCGACATCGCCTCCATCTCTCCCAAGGTCTCCGGCTACATCGCGGCCGTGAACGTCGTCGCCAACCAGGTGGTGAAGGCCGGCGATCCGCTCGTCACCCTGGACAACGGCGACTACCTGCTTGCCAAGGAACAGGCCGAAGCCCAGATCGTCACGCAGAAGCTGGCGCTCGGCCGCATCGATGCGCAGATCGAGGGTGCCAAGGCGAGCCTCGCCCAGACAGAGGCCCAGAAGGTCGCCTACCAGGCCTCCCTCAGCGGTGCGGAAGTCGCCGAAAAGCGCGCCAAGGAGCTGAATGCCAAGGCCGTCGGCACCACCGCCTCGCTCGACAGCGCGACCGTGGCGCTCGACCAGGCCAAGGCCAATCTCGTCGGCGCGGATGCCAACATCGTCGCCGCCAGGGCGAACATCGCGGTCCTGCAGGCGCAACGCGCCGAGTCCGAAAGCGGTGTGCGCACGCTGGAGCTTGCCCGCGACAAGGCGGAGCGCGACCTCGGCTTCACCGTGCTGAAGGCGCCCTATGATGGCGTCGTCGGCAACATTTCCATGCAGGTCGGCGATCTCGTTTCGGCCGGCCAGCGCCTTGCCGCGCTCGTCCCGGTCAAGGACCTCTATATCGAGGCGAATTTCAAGGAAACGCAGATCGCTCACCTCGTACCCGGCTCGAAGGTGCACCTGCATGTCGATGCCTACGAGGAAGACGATATCGTCGGCACCGTTCAGTCGATCGCGCCGGCCTCCGGCTCGGTCTTCTCGCTGCTGCCGGCGGAAAATGCCACGGGCAACTTCACCAAGATTACCCAGCGCGTGCCGGTCCGCATCGCCATCCCGCAGGAGGCGCTGGATACCGGCAAGCTCCGGGCGGGCCTGAGCGTGGTCGTCGATGTCGACAGCCGCACGGCGCCGACGGACACGGCACTGGCCGCGAAAGCCGAGTAG
- a CDS encoding DHA2 family efflux MFS transporter permease subunit, whose amino-acid sequence MAATAQPTAVAVAAPAQSDKIPVRRVIAFFAMVFGMFMSILDIQIVSASLAEIQAGLSAGTDEIGWVQTSYLIAEVIMIPLSGTLARIVSTRVLFSVSAAGFTAASALAATATNIDQMIVYRAIQGFIGGGMIPSVFAAAFTIFPPSKRSIVSPMIGLVATLAPTIGPTVGGYLSHAFSWHWLFLVNIVPGIIVTIVTWNFIDFDKPQLSLMKKFDWLGLAAMAVFLGALEYVLEEGNANDWFNDEYIVMGAVASAVGALIFFYRVFNVEFPVVDLRAFSNRNFAFGSLFSFVMGIGLYGLTYLYPLYLGRIRGYDSLMIGETMFVSGLTMFFTAPIAGILSSRMDPRFMMMIGFASFSYGTWIMSSLTTDWDFYELLLPQILRGFGLMICMVPINNVALGTLSPDKVRGASGVFNLTRNLGGAVGLAVINTILTQRQHEHYARLSEHVQWGNPEAMDQLRNMAANYSQHGLDGTAIAIQKMSGLVQQQATILSFADVFVLLTWLFGALVLCAFVIKKPQSGVGGGGGH is encoded by the coding sequence ATGGCCGCGACCGCTCAACCAACCGCCGTCGCCGTGGCGGCGCCCGCGCAATCCGACAAGATCCCCGTCCGTCGCGTCATCGCGTTCTTCGCGATGGTCTTCGGCATGTTCATGTCGATTCTCGACATCCAGATCGTCTCGGCCTCGCTTGCCGAAATCCAGGCGGGTCTGAGTGCCGGCACGGACGAGATCGGCTGGGTGCAGACCTCCTACCTGATCGCGGAGGTCATCATGATCCCGCTGTCGGGCACGCTCGCCCGCATCGTCTCGACCCGCGTGCTGTTTTCCGTCTCGGCGGCCGGCTTCACCGCCGCGAGCGCGCTCGCCGCAACGGCGACGAACATCGACCAGATGATCGTCTACCGCGCCATCCAGGGCTTTATCGGCGGCGGCATGATCCCCTCGGTCTTCGCGGCCGCCTTCACCATCTTCCCGCCGTCGAAGCGCTCCATCGTCTCGCCGATGATCGGCCTCGTCGCGACGCTTGCGCCGACGATCGGCCCGACGGTCGGCGGCTATCTGAGCCACGCTTTCTCCTGGCACTGGCTGTTCCTCGTCAACATCGTGCCCGGCATCATCGTGACGATCGTGACCTGGAACTTTATCGATTTCGACAAGCCGCAGCTCAGTCTGATGAAGAAGTTCGACTGGCTCGGCCTCGCCGCCATGGCGGTTTTCCTCGGTGCGCTGGAATATGTGCTGGAAGAGGGCAATGCCAACGACTGGTTCAACGACGAATATATCGTCATGGGTGCCGTCGCCTCGGCCGTCGGCGCGCTGATCTTCTTCTACCGGGTCTTCAACGTCGAGTTTCCGGTGGTGGATCTGCGCGCCTTCAGCAACCGGAATTTCGCCTTCGGCTCGCTGTTCTCCTTCGTCATGGGCATCGGCCTCTACGGCCTGACCTATCTCTATCCGCTCTATCTCGGGCGCATTCGCGGCTACGATTCGCTGATGATCGGCGAGACCATGTTCGTCAGCGGCCTCACCATGTTCTTCACGGCGCCGATTGCCGGCATCCTGTCGAGCCGCATGGATCCGCGGTTCATGATGATGATCGGTTTCGCGAGCTTCTCCTACGGCACGTGGATCATGAGCAGCCTGACGACGGACTGGGACTTCTACGAGCTGCTCCTGCCGCAGATTCTTCGCGGCTTCGGCCTGATGATCTGCATGGTGCCGATCAACAACGTGGCGCTCGGCACGCTCTCGCCGGACAAGGTCCGGGGTGCCTCCGGCGTCTTCAACCTGACGCGCAATCTCGGCGGCGCCGTGGGGCTCGCCGTCATCAACACCATCCTCACCCAGCGCCAGCACGAGCACTATGCCCGGCTCTCCGAGCACGTGCAGTGGGGCAACCCGGAAGCGATGGACCAGCTGCGCAACATGGCGGCGAACTACTCGCAGCACGGCCTCGACGGCACCGCCATCGCGATCCAGAAGATGTCCGGCCTCGTCCAGCAGCAGGCGACGATCCTGTCTTTCGCAGACGTCTTCGTGCTTCTGACGTGGCTGTTCGGAGCGCTCGTGCTGTGCGCCTTCGTCATCAAGAAACCCCAATCCGGCGTCGGGGGCGGCGGCGGGCACTGA
- a CDS encoding metallophosphoesterase, with amino-acid sequence MPVRPTRRHVLTGAAGLGLSLTLPRLPLFAQTQRPATDATFLFSCDVHACLVSADGLSPGCADEGKTDAALLRHVAAVNAVGGLAWPATIDGKPSGLQGAGTTIATPLGLVLGGDMTDDGGGQVKVPGEGRQLQQFSSRYQQGTGPDRVHYPVYNGLGNHDLDQDGAPPHVDWYRRELRDYVELNHRSTVFYKAPVPVTNYDVESDNYSWDWGGLHLIQLQRFGGDDTKGAVSGLAWLQQDLATYAADGRPVVLFQHYGWDAFSTEHWDPTAKTFDPHGAGPAHWWTDAERISLAAALEGYNVIGIFHGHEHPTPMIYNREGYDIFKPIAAFLGGFALVRITDSFLDVTLAKAGENSAEIVFTHAFSKPLRS; translated from the coding sequence ATGCCCGTTCGTCCCACCCGCCGCCATGTTCTGACCGGCGCCGCCGGCCTCGGCCTTTCCCTCACGCTGCCGCGCCTGCCGCTTTTTGCGCAGACGCAGCGGCCGGCGACGGATGCGACCTTCCTCTTTTCCTGCGACGTGCACGCCTGCCTGGTCTCCGCCGATGGCCTCAGCCCGGGCTGTGCGGACGAGGGCAAGACGGATGCGGCGCTGCTCAGGCATGTCGCGGCGGTGAACGCCGTCGGCGGCCTTGCCTGGCCCGCCACGATCGACGGCAAGCCTTCCGGCCTGCAAGGCGCCGGCACCACGATTGCCACACCACTCGGCCTCGTGCTCGGCGGCGACATGACGGATGACGGTGGTGGACAGGTGAAGGTGCCGGGCGAGGGGCGCCAACTCCAGCAGTTTTCCAGTCGCTACCAGCAGGGCACCGGGCCGGATCGCGTGCACTATCCGGTCTATAACGGCCTCGGCAATCACGACCTCGACCAGGATGGCGCGCCGCCGCATGTCGACTGGTATCGCCGCGAACTGCGCGACTATGTCGAGCTGAACCATCGGTCCACCGTGTTCTACAAGGCGCCGGTGCCGGTGACGAACTATGACGTCGAGTCGGACAATTATTCCTGGGATTGGGGCGGCCTGCATCTCATCCAGCTGCAGCGCTTCGGCGGCGACGATACGAAGGGCGCCGTCAGCGGTCTCGCGTGGCTGCAACAGGATCTTGCCACCTACGCCGCCGACGGCCGTCCCGTCGTCCTGTTCCAGCACTATGGCTGGGATGCGTTCTCGACGGAGCATTGGGACCCGACGGCAAAGACCTTTGATCCGCATGGCGCCGGCCCGGCGCACTGGTGGACCGATGCGGAGCGCATCAGCCTCGCCGCCGCCCTCGAGGGCTACAATGTCATCGGCATCTTCCACGGCCACGAACACCCGACGCCCATGATCTACAACCGCGAGGGCTATGACATCTTCAAGCCGATCGCCGCCTTTCTGGGCGGCTTCGCACTGGTCCGCATCACTGATTCATTTCTCGACGTGACCCTCGCGAAGGCCGGCGAAAACTCGGCCGAAATCGTCTTCACGCACGCCTTCAGCAAGCCTCTCCGGAGTTGA
- a CDS encoding PhzF family phenazine biosynthesis protein, whose amino-acid sequence MKLPFHTLDVFTRLRFGGNPLAVVLDADDLTGEEMQMIAREFNYSETTFVLRPKDTRHTAHVRIFTPTVEVPFAGHPNVGTAYTLATAEGNETVEEFLFEEAAGLVRAKILRIAGAVDQIQLTAPQALSVGKSFTPASVAACLSLDEADIAVGVHQPCIASVGLPFIVVEIATREALQRAKADMAAFSAILPADGADAIYLYCREVADRDGAVDFSARMFAPFDGLPEDPATGSATAAACALLAGLENSTPRRFQVAQGIDMGRPSLLSVEVDGDGTVRIGGACVPVMSGVLSV is encoded by the coding sequence ATGAAGCTGCCTTTTCACACGCTCGACGTCTTCACCCGCCTGCGCTTCGGCGGCAATCCGCTTGCTGTCGTGCTGGATGCCGATGACCTGACGGGTGAGGAGATGCAGATGATCGCCCGCGAGTTCAACTATTCCGAAACGACCTTCGTGCTGCGCCCGAAGGACACGCGGCATACCGCGCATGTGCGCATCTTCACGCCCACGGTGGAAGTGCCGTTCGCCGGCCACCCCAATGTCGGAACCGCCTACACGCTGGCGACGGCGGAGGGCAACGAAACGGTCGAGGAATTCCTCTTCGAGGAGGCCGCAGGCCTTGTGCGGGCGAAGATCCTGCGGATCGCAGGAGCGGTCGACCAGATCCAGCTGACGGCACCGCAGGCCCTGTCCGTCGGGAAGAGTTTTACGCCGGCGAGCGTCGCCGCGTGCCTTTCGCTGGACGAGGCGGATATCGCCGTTGGTGTCCACCAGCCTTGCATCGCCTCGGTCGGCCTGCCGTTCATCGTCGTCGAGATCGCCACGCGAGAGGCCCTGCAGCGCGCCAAGGCCGACATGGCGGCGTTTTCCGCCATCCTGCCGGCGGACGGTGCCGATGCGATCTATCTCTACTGCCGGGAGGTGGCGGACCGCGACGGTGCGGTGGATTTTTCCGCTCGCATGTTCGCGCCGTTCGATGGCCTGCCGGAAGACCCGGCAACGGGCAGCGCCACGGCGGCGGCCTGCGCCCTGCTGGCCGGGCTGGAAAACAGCACGCCGCGGCGTTTCCAGGTGGCGCAGGGCATCGACATGGGACGGCCGAGCCTGCTGTCAGTCGAAGTCGACGGCGATGGGACCGTGCGGATCGGCGGCGCCTGCGTGCCGGTCATGAGCGGCGTGCTGAGCGTCTGA
- a CDS encoding LacI family DNA-binding transcriptional regulator, translating to MRPTVHDIADTAGVSLATVDRVLNDRPGVRGVTKAKVEAAIISLGYVRDVAAANLAKSRVYPLVFILPEGDNPFMRGLEAEVRRAGRHSAAERTRLSVATVPAFDAGALVKAIDVAIMENVSGIAAVVVDAPEVSAAIARAHAAGIPFVTLVSDLANSGRDHFVGVDNIAAGRTAGSLMGRFLGERPGTVAVLAGSMRVRDHRERLDGFRAAIAAMPVARTVLPVLEGQDDPDLSFSLISDCLAANPTLAGIYNLGAGNRGLIQALSAKGRVDLCVIAHELTVETRAALESGLVDAVLNQDAGHEVRSAIRVLRAKADGLPVIAAQERIRLDIFIKDNLPAGPDEDEQPGAAGN from the coding sequence ATGAGACCCACAGTTCATGATATCGCTGACACGGCGGGCGTCAGCCTGGCCACGGTCGACCGCGTTCTGAACGACCGGCCGGGCGTGCGCGGCGTCACGAAGGCCAAGGTCGAGGCGGCAATTATCTCGCTCGGCTATGTGCGCGATGTCGCGGCGGCCAACCTTGCCAAGAGCCGCGTCTACCCGCTGGTGTTCATCCTGCCGGAGGGTGACAACCCCTTCATGCGCGGGCTGGAAGCGGAGGTTCGCCGCGCCGGCCGGCATTCGGCCGCCGAGCGCACGCGCCTTTCGGTGGCGACGGTTCCCGCCTTCGATGCCGGCGCGCTGGTCAAGGCCATCGACGTCGCCATCATGGAAAACGTCTCCGGCATCGCCGCCGTCGTGGTCGATGCGCCGGAGGTTTCCGCAGCGATCGCCCGGGCGCATGCCGCCGGCATTCCCTTCGTCACGCTCGTCTCGGACCTCGCCAATTCCGGCCGCGACCACTTCGTCGGCGTCGACAACATCGCCGCCGGCCGCACAGCCGGCAGCCTGATGGGCCGTTTCCTGGGGGAACGCCCCGGCACCGTGGCGGTTCTGGCAGGCTCGATGCGGGTGCGCGACCATCGTGAACGTCTCGACGGTTTTCGCGCGGCGATTGCTGCCATGCCCGTTGCCCGGACCGTGCTGCCCGTGCTGGAGGGACAGGACGATCCGGACCTGTCGTTCTCCCTCATTTCCGATTGCCTTGCCGCCAATCCGACCCTTGCCGGCATCTACAATCTCGGCGCCGGTAACCGCGGCCTCATCCAGGCCCTTTCCGCCAAGGGCAGGGTCGACCTCTGCGTGATCGCACATGAACTGACCGTCGAGACCCGCGCGGCGCTCGAAAGCGGCCTCGTCGATGCCGTGCTCAACCAGGATGCCGGCCATGAGGTGCGCAGCGCTATCCGCGTCCTGCGCGCCAAGGCCGATGGCCTGCCGGTCATTGCCGCGCAGGAGCGCATCCGCCTCGACATTTTCATCAAGGACAACCTCCCGGCCGGGCCGGACGAGGATGAACAGCCCGGCGCGGCCGGCAACTAG